The Stigmatella ashevillena genomic sequence AGGCGAAGAGGCTCACGATGCTCATTGCAGGCGCTGCGGCTCGCTCCTCTATTCGGTCGTGCGAGACGGGGCGTATGTCCACGTCACCCTGGGCACACTGACGGACGGTCCCACCCTCCGCCCCACCGAGCACATCTTTGTCGGTTCGAAGGCCCCCTGGTTCACGATCACGGATCATCTGCCGCAATATGCGGAGCACGCTGTCGGCGCTCCCCTGAATGCACCGGCTGGGTAGGATGGCGCGCATGAGTGATGCACCGCCGGTCCGTTCTTCCTGGACCCTTCCTCCCATCCCTGCGGTCCTCCTTGCCGTCGTGAGCGTGCAGGGCGGTGCCGCCTTCGCGAAGGAGCTGTTCCCGCGGCTGGGGCAGGCGGGCACGGCCGGCATGCGGATTGGGTTGTCCGCGCTCTTGCTGTTCGCGGTGTTCCGTCCACCGCTCGCTCGGTTCACGCGCGTGCAGTGGAGAGCGGTCATCCCATATGGGGTGGTGCTCGGCGCGATGAACCTGAGCTTCTACCTGGCGCTTGGGCGCATCCCCCTGGGACTGGCCGTCACGTTGGAGTTCGTGGGGCCCCTGGCACTTGCGGTGTCCGGGTCTCGGCGCGCCTCGGACTTCCTGTGGGTGGTGCTCGCGGCGGCTGGCATCGTCCTCATCACCCCGTGGCGGGGGGGCGTCGGCGCGATCGATCCCCTGGGGGTTTTGATGGCGCTCTTCGCGGGGGCCTGCTGGGCGGCCTACATCGTGCTCGGCGGGCGCGTGTCCAAGGTCCTCCCCGGAGGGCAGAGCGTCGCGACGGGAATGCTGTTCGCGTCCTTGGCGGTCCTGCCCTTTTCATTCGCGGAGGGCCTCGCGGAACGTTTGACACCTTCGTTGTTGGCTGCGGCCCTGGCCGTCGCGCTCCTCTCCGGTGCGGTGCCGTTCACATTGGAGATGATGGCGCTGCGTGTGCTGTCGAGCCGCACGTTCGGCATCCTGATGAGTCTGGAGCCCGCCGTTGCCGCCCTCTCAGGCCTGGTGTTCCTGCATGAGCAGCTCACCGGGATGCAGTGGCTCGCGCTGGGATTCGTGAGTGCTGCGTCCGCGGGGGCTGCTCTGACCGCGCGCCGTGTGCCTCCGCTTGTGGAGGCCTGACGGGAGCCCTGTCGAGTTCATGCCCTGGTGACTTGGGACACCAGGTGATGAATGCCGTCATCGATCCGCGTGCTGCTGAAGCGTGGTGGGGGAGGGGAGCGCTCGTCGCAAGTGACTGATTTTCCGAGAGGCGGTGGGGCCAGGGCGTTGGCACGCGTCCTGCTGTAGGTCCAGGTATGCCGCGCAACGGCGCCTACGGAGTCTGAAATGTCCATCTCGGCCCTCAACCGCTCTTCTGTCTCCACGCCTCTTTCGAGCACCTCCCACCTCGAGCCGGTCTCCGCTTCGGCTCAGAGTGTGGAGAGCACCCCGGCGTTGCAGCCTCAGAACGGTCTGTGGCAGCGGCTCATGACCGACTGCTTCGAGCAGGGGCCGGGCAAGCTGGGCGGCGCCTTGGGCTCCCTGGATGCGGCGGGTGCCTCGGGTGGCTTCGAGAAGACGATGGATCAGATGTCGCAGGCGCTGGGCGAGCTCTCTCAGTTGCTGGAGGCCATGGGGGCGCAGATGCAGGGGGGCCAGGGCGGCGTTCCCAGCGTTCCCGGCGCTCCGGCGGCTCCGGCCGACGCGGTGGGCGCTGTGGGCGGGGCGGGAGGGGCGGCCTCGGCGCCCCAGGTCCAGGACTTGGCTTCTGCCCCGAGCGGCTCGACGGACTTCACCCATTCCAGTGACGCAGGCCCCGGGTTTGGCGCGCCCTCCGCGGGGTCCACGGATCCCGTGAATCCGAGTGAGCCGTGGCTGGCCAAGAACAACGTCGGCTCGCCCTACAACAGCAACATGCAGCTCATCGACCCGAGCGAGAAGAGCCAGTTCAAGTTCACCAACACGTTCACCAACAACACGAACCAGCCGCAGACCATCACCCTCTGGAACAAGACGGGCGAGAACGGCGGCCCGAACGATGGGCAGAACTTCGACAAGAGCACGCCGAAGACGTTCACGTTGCAGCCCGGCCAGTCGCAGACCGTGGCGTTCGACAACAACACCAGTGTCGCGTGGTGCGCGTCGAAGGACGGCACGGCGAAGCCGGGCGCGAACTCCGGTCAAACGTGGGGCGAAGCGACGTTCGGAAACGCCGGCACAGGCTGGAGCGGCTACGACACCAGCCAGATCAGCCCTGCGGGCCACAATGGCAACATGTCCATCACGAACGACGCCACGGGCGTCCGCGTGACGGAGGCCAACGCTTGGCAGACGGAAGCGGACGACCCCGCGGGCCACGATATTGGCGTCCCCGCTGGCCCGATGAATCTGACCACGACCTTCAGCTGACAATCTCCCTCTTGCCGGCCTTCACGTGTCAAAGCGGTAAGGGGTCTCGCCGACGGAGGGCCGCAGGGCGAACTGCTGACAGAAAAGGTTTAGATGAGAGTAGGAGGCAGTCGGCAAAACGTTCCGAAACTCTAAATGAGTCACGAGGCAGAAGAGCGTGACCTCCAGATAGCTCAGGTCCCGCTGCGTCGGGAGTGCGGCGAGCGCGGCCTGTGCGTTCTCTTCCAGCCACGACATCATGTTGACCAGCCCCGCCCTCATTTTTGCATGGTGAGCATTTCTGTCGCTGGCGTCGGACAGCTTCGACATGATCAGCGTCACTTCCGTCGCCATGGCCTGAAGAATCAGTTCCTGTGCATTGGCAAGCAACGGTTCGTCGAGGTCCTCCGGCCATATCACGTGAGGTCTCAGGCTTGACCGCCGCCACAGCGCGCGACAGACATTGAGGGCACCGAACCAGACCCCCTGGGGGGTCTGCAAGACCGGGATTCTGAGCGCTGGGTTGCCGCCGTAGTCATCCGGGTCCGAGGACATGAGATCGTGCACGACCCGGAGAGAGCAGCGGATGCGCATCTCCGCAGCGAATATCCGCGTGACGCGCGTAAAGTGTGAGCTTGAGCGGCCGACAAGGGTGGGGGTGGCGGATTCTTCGAGCGCATCTGGCATGTTTTCCTCCGGCCTCTCGGGGCTTGCTGGCAGCGTGACATGCTTCTATTTCGCTGACTAGAGTCAGAGAATGACCTCGCACACGGCGATCCTGCGCCGTTTCAACCGCACCTACACCCAGCGAATTGGTGCGCTGGAGGAGTCGTTCCTCGGGCTCGGCTGGCCGCTGGGCGCCTCCCGGCTGGTGTTCGAGATCGGCAGCTCGACAGGGGGCGGCCCGACGGTACGGGACTTACGGGAACGGCTCGGTCTCGACTCGGGCTACCTCAGCCGGCTGTTGCGCAGGCTCGAGGACGCTGGGGTGGTCAAAGTTCTTCCTGATCCCGGTGACCGGCGCCGCCGGGTGGCCACGTTGACCGCCCGGGGCCGTCGAGTCTGGCAGAAGCTGGAGGAGCGCTCCGAATCCCTCGCGCAAGGCCTGATCGCGCCGCTGACCGGTCGGCAGCGGGAGCGGCTGGCCGAGGCGCTCGCCACCGCCGACCTGCTGGTGCGGGCGGCGACCGTGCACCTGCGAGAGGTCGGCCCGGGAGACCCGCTCGCCATCGAAGCCGTGGGCCGCTACTTCGCCGAGCTGAATGCGCGCTTCCCGGGCGGCTTCGACCCGGGAGACGCGGCCACCACCGACGCCGCGTCCATGGGCGCCGGGGCCGGGGTCTTCGTGGTCGCCACGAGCGATGGGCAGCCGGTGGCGTGTGGCGGGGTGCAGCAGATCGGAGACGGGATCGGCGAGATCAAGCGGATGTGGGTGCATCCCGAGTGGCGCGGAGCTGGGCTCGGGTCGCGGATGTTGCGCCACCTCGAGGACGAGGCCGCCCGGCTCGGACACACCCGGATCTGTCTCGACACCCACGACACCCTGACCGAGGCGATCGCGATGTACGAGCGGGCAGGCTATCTCCCCGTCGAGCGCTACAATGACAACCCGTACGCCCGGCGCTGGTTCGCCAAGGACCTGCCTGGCGCCTGAGTGGATCAGGGCGCGGCAGGGCAGCTCTGGGCTTAGAGGACTCCCGCCAAGCGCCCCATCATCCAGCCCAGGAGCAGCAACTGCGGCAGGAAGAACGAGACGCGGATGACCACCTGCCAGGGGGAGGTTCCGGTGAGGTGCACGGTGCTCTGGCAGATTCGGAACGCCAGGTATGCGCCGGACAGAGGGTCGGTGAGCTCCCACTTGTCTGTCAGTCCCGCGATGAGGATGACCGCTGCGAACAGGGGCAAGTTCTCCAGGCAGTTCGCATGTGCGTGCGCCAGCCGCTGAAAGAACTCCGGATCCTGCGAGGGCTGATTGCGGCCCCAGGCGTTGGCCCGGCGCCGCCCCCCCAGCACCATCGCCGAGCGGTACAGCACCAATCCCAAGACCAACAGCAGGGTCCACGCGGTGAATCCCAGCAAGCTCCACAACGATGTGCTCATTTGGATGTGCTCATTTGGATGTGCTCATTTGGCTCCTTGGGGGGCGCACCCGGAGGCCACCGCCCGCAGCAGCGGGGCCCCCTCCGATACGTTACTGCTTCCGGGGGCCGACCAGGCCGAACGTTGCTCCCTGGGGGTCATCGGCGACGATGATGAATCCGCCGCCGGGGATCTCCGCCGGGCCGTAATGGATCGTCGCGCCCTTGCTGGCGGCGGTTTTCGTGGCAGCGTCGATGTCATCGACCCCGAAGTAGAAGGTCCACCTTGGCGGCGGGCCTTCCGGTGTTCGGGCCGTCACGGCGCCCACCATTTGTCCGTTCTGTGTGAAGAACTGGTAGTCGCCCATGTCGCCCATCGGCATCGCGTCGCCCTTGGCCCAGCCGAAGCGGCCATTGTAGAAGGCGAGGGCGGCTGCCGGATCGCTGGTGGCGAGCTCGTTCCATTGGCAATGGCCTGATTTCGAGGCGTGGAACGAGGTGCTCGTGCCGTCGACCGCGCCCCGCATCACGTAGAACAACACACCTTGGGGATCTGCGACCATGGAGAAGCGGCCGACGCCGGGGACGTCGGTCGGTGGCAGATGCCGGGCTCCCCCTGCGGCGACAATGCCGGAGACGGCCTCATCGACGTCGTCCACCGCGACATAGCCCAACCAGGTGGGGCGCATCCCGGCGGAGGCAGCCTCCGCGGGAATGGTCATCGAACCGGCCACTTCGGTCTCACCGGTTCCGAAGAGCATGTAGCCCCGCGTTGTCCCCCCGGCGTCGCGAGAGCGCCAGCCCAGCACCGCGCCGTAGAAATCAGCAGCGGCGTTGGCGTCGGACGTCATCAACTCGTACCAAATGAAGTCGCCGCGCTGATTCGCCATGTGCGTGGTCCTCAAACGTCAAGGATGGGAACGAAGCCGCCAAAGATCATCCGCTTGCCGTCGAAAGGCATCTGAGAGCCCATCGCCTTCATGCGTGGGTCGTTGTGCATGCGCTCGTTTGCGGCGTCGCGCGCCTCTTTGGACGGATACTCAAACCAGCTGAACACCACGACTTCACCCTCTTCGGCTTTCACGGCCCGCCGGAAGTCGGTGAGCTTGCCTTCGGGCACGTCGTCGCCCCAGCACTCGACCATGCGCGTGACGCCGAACTCCTTGAACAGCGTCGCCGCTTCGGCGGCGTGCTGCCGGTACTTCTCCTTGTTGGCCGCAGGCACGGCGGCCACGAAACCTTCCACATATTTCATGGGTGCTCTCCGTTGGATGGACGGTGGATTGACACAATGGGTTGATATCAACATAATTGAAGGCATGTCAAGAATAGTGCCCTTCGAGACCACGTTGGAGGTGCGCGATGCGTGTCTGTGCCTGCACGTCCAGCGCGCCGCGCGGGCGCTCGCGAGGCGGTTCGACGAGGCGCTGCGGCCCGTGGGGCTGACCCATGGTCAGTTCTCGCTGTTGATGTCTCTCAACCAGCCACAGCCTCCAGCCCTCGGGGCGGTCGCGCGGCTGCTGGCGATGGATCGCACGACGTTGACCGCCGCGTTGAAGCTGCTCGAGCGCGACGGCCTGGTCTCAAGCCGGGCGGATCCCAGCGACCGCCGGAGCCGTTGGGTGACGCTGACAGGGAAGGGCTTGGAAGTGCTGGCCGCCGCCGTGCCGATCTGGCGGGAGACCCACGCCGCCGTCGAAGCCGGGCTGTCGGAGCCCGGTCCCGATGTGCTCAGGGCCGGGCTGCTCGCCCTGACCTGACGGCAGCGCAGGCCTGGGTCCTACTGTGCCTGGGGCTGGGGGATCTCGATGTGGTACGCGGGGTCTCCGTCGGCGGGCCCCAGGAACTTGGAGACCTCGGGGTGCGCCCGGATGGCCTCCTGGAAGGCTTCGCGCTTGTCGGCCGGAATCGAGCTGGGGGCGATATCGACGACGTTGAGCTGCGACGGGTTCGCCAGGTGACGTGACACGTTGGAGGGCCCCAACTCGTTGATCTTGTCCACCATGGCCTGGAGCGTCTGCTCCTTCGTCTGCCCCGCGTCCACGGAGGCCGCGTAGGCGTCGATGACCTGGTCGCCGAACTTGCTGTAGAGGTCCTTCTGCGACGCGATGCCCTTGGCTTGGAGGTTGTCGTACATGGCGCGCGCCTGATCCTCGGGCGCCCGCGCCGTGCTGGAGATCGTCGCCGAATTGACCCCGGCCGTGTTCATGATCTCTCCCAGCACCTTCTGCGAATGGGCGCTGACGGCGTCGGCGTTGGCTTTCGGGCCATAGGTCAGGTTGGCCGTCTGCGTCGCCACCTCGGGCCTGGCCTGGGGGATCGGCGCCGACTTCTCGAAGGCCGACAGCGGCCCCATGGGCGTGGCCTGGGTCAAATTCGCCGCGAAATCCGGCGCGGTCAGCGTGGGGACCTCCGCCACGGGCGTGGGGTCCAGCATGTTCGCCGAGAACTGGGGCGCCGTCAGCGAGGGCATCCCCGCGGTGGACGCCGCGGCAGTGAAGCTGCTGACGTTGAAGTTGGTCTGTGCGGTAATCGCCGCCTTTTCCACTGCGGCCGCCTCAGCGGCCTTCTTGCTTGCCTCGGCGGCGGCATCCGCCTGCTTGCTCTCCGTAGTCTGTGACGCTTGCGACGACTTCGACGCGTTGTCACTCGCGGACGACGAGGTTCCTCTGCTGGAACTTGAACCACCGACAGAATCGATACCCACCTAGGCCTCCTTGGCTGCGCACATGTGCGAATTTTGAGGACAAACTATTATGGGGGCGGTCGTCACCCCGCCCGAAAAGTCCTGCCTGACACTGAGTTATCGCGAGAACCGAGCGGCGGACCCGGCGCATCCGTCAGAAAAGAGGCTTCCGCCTGTCTGGGACCCTTTCTCGTGGGTCTTTTCGCGTCAGCCCTCCTTGGGGGTCGCGTGCCACCAGGGCAGGGGGCCACCCATCTCGGGGGGGTGGGGGCTGCGATTGACACGCTGTCGCATGACTTAGACGATGCCCTCATGTCCGACGCACAGCGTTCATCGAGCCTCTCGCGATTCGCAGCTCTTTCCTTTCTTCTTGTCCTTGTTGCCTGCGGTGGCGGCAACCCGGACGATCCCAAGCCGGATGGAGGAGGCCCTGGGGGCGGCAATCCCGACGCTTCGACGGATGGGGGCCGCGACGGAGGAGGTCCGGTCGACCCCACCGACTGTGGGAACGGAATTCTCCAGGCAGGAGAGACGTGTGACGACGGCAACACCAAGGATGAGGACGGGTGCTCGTCGGCCTGCTCGGCCGAGTCGGGGTGGATCTGCCGGACGCCGGGCCAGCCCTGTGTGCTGAACGTGTGCGGAGACGGAGTCCGAGGCCCGAAGGAGACGTGCGACGACTTCAACACCCGTTCAGGGGATGGATGCAGCGCCACGTGCGTGGTGGAGGCGGGATGGAACTGCCCCAGCGGCGGCGGCAACTGCCAGGCGGCCAAGTGCGGCGACAACATCGTGGCCGGAGATGAGGATTGCGAGGACGGGAACGCGGCGGCGGGAGATGGGTGCAGCGCGACGTGCCGACTGGAGGACGGGTTCAAGTGCCCGACGCCAGGCCAGGCCTGCGCGCGCACCACGTGCGGAGACAAGAAGGTGGAGGGGACGGAGCAGTGCGACGATGGGAACAACGACATGGGGGATGGGTGCTCGCCGTTGTGCAAGCGGGAGCCCGTGTGCAGCAATGGCAATTGCACGGCCATCTGCGGTGACAACCTCATCCTGCCAGGCAGCTCGGAGGAATGTGATGACGGCAACGTGCGGGACAACGATGGGTGCTCGTCCACCTGCAAGCTGGAGCCCGGCTTCCAGTGCAAGCAGATCGAGAGCGAGCCCCCGTCCGAGGTGAAGATCCCGGTGGTCTACCGGGACTTCATCGGCAACGACCAGACTCATGCCCAGAAGCACATCGATTTCGAGAACGCGACGGGAAGTGGTGAGCTGGGACTCGTCAAAGATGTGCTGGGAGCGAATCAGAAGCCGGACTATGCGAAGGAGGGCCAGTCGAGCTCCAGCACGCACGGCAAGGCCGCCTTCGACCAGTGGTACACCGATTCGGCGAAGAGCAAGACCATCGTCGAGACGCTCCCCTTGGTGCAGGAGAAGGATGGCCAGGGCAAGCCGACGGGCAACTACGTGTACTCCAACAGCAACTTCTTCCCGCTGGACAACAAGGGCTGGGTGGCGACGGGGGACGAGCCCCGGCGCACCGGTAACCACAACTTCAGCTTCACCAGCGAGAACCGGTACTGGTTCGAGTACAAAGGGACGGAGAAGCTCACGTTCACTGGCGACGATGACGTGTGGGTGTTCGTCAACAAGCGTCTCGCATTGGATCTCGGGGGCGTTCACTCGGAGCAGAGTGGAACGGTGGATCTCACGCCGGCCTCTGCCGCCACGAAGTACAACCTGAGGAAGGGTGGCGTCTACGAGGCGGTGGTGTTCCAGGCGGAGCGTCACACCACGCAGTCCAACTACAAGCTCACCCTGGGCAACTTCACCACCCGGCGGACGGAGTGCACGAGCAGCTGCGGTGATGGGGTGGTCCAGCCCCCCGAGGAGTGCGATGTGGGGACGAACCCGGGAGGCTACGGGCAGTGCGCCCCTGGGTGCATCTATGGACCGCGGTGTGGCGACGGCATCGTGCAGGAGGCGTTTGGCGAGAGCTGTGACGACGGCAACGATGACAACGACGACCTGTGCAGCAACACCTGCAAGCCGCGCATCGGCTGATGACCGTTGAAGGGGGGCCGCGCACGCGCGCGCGGCTCCCCGCGCCCCTGACCTTGGCGGCGGTGGCAAGGTGTCGTTCCCCGTGAGGAGCACCCGTGAAGCGCAGGACTTTCCATGCCGAGGGCGTGCTGGTGGGCCGTCCCGTGGTGGAGGCCGTGGCCACCCAGCTCGACGTTGAGGCTGCTCAAGCGCTCCAACTGGTGGAGGCCGGAGCGGTCTACGTCGGGGGCCGCCGTTGCCGGGAGGCAGGTCTCCGGCTGCGCGCCGGTCAGGTGGTGGCGGTGGTCCTGGAAGAGGGAGGACGGAGTTCGCTGGAGGCCCTCGCGGCGCCCCCTTCCTTGGACATCTTGTTCGAGGACGAGGCACTGATCGCGGTGGACAAGCCCGTGGGCATCACCGCGCAGCCCACGGAAGGCAGGACTGGGGGCAGTCTGGTGGACCTCGTGAGCGAGCGGCTCGGCCGGCCCGCGGGATTGGTGCACCGGTTGGACCGGGAGACCTCGGGCGTCACCGTCTTCGGGAAGACGTCCCAGGCCACGACGGCGCTGGCGGCGGAGTTCCGAGAGGGCAGGGCGCACAAGCGTTATGTGGCGGTCACGGGGCCAGGATTGCCTGCGTCGGGCACCGTGGATCTGCCGCTGTCCAGGGACCCTTCGCGTCCAGGACGCTGGCGCGCGAGCCGGACCGCCAATGGCATCATCGCGCTCACCGATTTCCGCACGCTGTACGCGGGAGCGGACTTCTGCCTCGTCGAACTGCTGCCTCAGACGGGCCGCACGCACCAGCTCCGGGCGCACCTCACGGCCCTGGGGGCGCCGATTCTCGGTGACTCGCGTTATGGCGGCGCCGCCACCGCGGGCGGATTTCCCGCAGGCCGCTGTCTCCTGCATGCGCAGGGGTTGGAGCTGGCGCATCCGCTCACCGGAGATCCCTTGCGGATGGAAGCGCCCCTTCCCGCGGATCTGCGGTGCTTTTTCACGGCGGCGGGCATCCCGCCCCTGGAGGGGCCCCTGCCCGTGCTCAGGCCGCGCACAGAAAGTCCACGCCCTCCTCCCAGCCCCGGGCAGTGAGCTCCGCGCGCAGCTCCTCGCGCGCCCAGCGCACCCCGACACAGACGAGCAGGAGCCCTCGTCCTGGAGGGCCCAGGGCCTCCGCGGACACCACCGGGATGCCTTGGATGCGGGTGCCCACCTTGCGCGGGTGGACCTCGATGTACCGCTCCACGGGGATGCCCTCGTCCTGGAGAAACCGGCTGAGGGTCAGCCCGCTGGGGCCTGCTCCCCACAGGGTGCAGGGTCGGCCATCCGCGAGCGGGCCTCGGGCCAGATAGTGCGCCTTGAGCCAGAGAAACCGCCGCTTCTCGTATCGCGCGTCCGTCCGGGTGAGCCGCTGGGCGCTGTCACGCCAGCGCAGGAGGACTTCCGGCAGGCTCCTCAACCCATACCCCGCGTGGAGCAGCTTGAGCCACAAGGCATAGTCTTCTGGGAAATCCCCGTCCTCCCAGCCCCCCATTGCCAGGAGGGCGTCCCGTCTCAGGCACACGGATGGGTGGCACAGGGGGCTCTCGATGAAGCGGGCCCGGTGGAGGGCCTCGGGGGTGGTGAGGCTGTTGAGCCAGGCCGCGTAGGACTGGAGCGAGGGGCTGACCGGCTGGTCCTCCCGGAACAGCTCGATGCCCGTGCCCACGCCCGCAAGGCTTGGGTCGGCCTCCAGGGCGTCCACGCTGGCCTCCAGGCGCCGTGGCAGCGCCTCATCATCGGCGTCCATGCGGGCCACATAGGGGGAATCCGCGTGGGAAAGCGCGAGCTGGAGCGCGGCCACCAGCCCTCGGCCGCCCCCGTCCAGGAGGGCCACCCTGCGGTCCTGGGTCACCAGGCGCTGGAGAACCCCGTGCGTCCCATCCGTGGAGCCATCCTCCACCACGAGCACCCGAATCGCCTGGAAGGTTCCTTGCAGCAGGCTTTCCACCGCCCGTGTCACCGTGGTCTCGGCGTTGCGGGCGGGAAGGAGGACGGTGACGACCGGGGCGGGCATCGTGTGTAGACTGCCCCAGTGATGGGTGGCGTGAGAAACGGGAAGAGCGCTGAAGGGCCCGGGGATTCCGGTGCTCGACAGGAGACGCTCGCCGTGGACGCACGCGTCCCCGAGGGCGACAGCGCCGTGCACGGCAAGGTGGAGCGGCACCTTCAGGTGGTCGCGAGGCTGCTGCGCGAGCACCATGCCCCCAAGGCCTTTGGCGAGTTGGTGCGTGCCTGCCGCATCCTGCCCATGACCCCGCAGCTGGCCGCGGCGCTCGTGACCGTGTCCCTCCAGGCGGGAACCGAGGCCGCCGCCATCACGCTGCTTTCCGCTTCCCTGGAGCAGGTGGAGGGACGGGTTCAGCGGGCGGTGCGCGGGCAGCTCGCCCGGGTGCTGCGCCGGGTCGAGCAGCTTCCCCGCGCCATCGAAGCGTTGGAGGTGCTGTTGTCCGTGTTCCCCGATGACCACCGCTCGCGGCGGGTCCTCCAGGAATTGTTGCAGCGCACCGGCAGGTGGGAGGCCCTCGTGGCTTCGCTGGAGAGCGAGGCCCATGAGGCGTTTGTCCGGGGCGAGTTCTATCGCGCCGCGCGCGCCACCCGGTGGCGTGCCCGCGTGCAGGCCGAGCAGCTGCGCAATCTGGCGCGCGCCGCGGAGAGCTACGGGAAGGCCGCCAATTACCTGGAGCAGATGGAGGATGCGGTGGGGGCCCTGTCCGTGCGGCTGGATGGGCTCCGGGTGCTGCACGCCGCGGGGGCCTCCGAGGCCGTGCTCACCGCGGCCTCCTCGGTGTGTCTGTCCGCCGGCTCCCGGCTGAACCGGGGGGCCGAGGTCCGGCAGGTGCTGGAAGAGCTGCGGCTCATTCCCGCGCGGGTCGAACTTCCTCCAGAGAAGGTTCTTCCGGTGGACCCCTCCGCGGAAGGTGCGTCTCTGACGGAGGTGGTGGAGCTTCCCGAGGTCCCTCCCGCGCAGCCGGTTCCAGCCGCGGTGTCTCCGTCCACGCCCACCGTGCTCGAGATGCCCGCGGTCGTCGAGCCCGAGCCCCGCGCGGAGCCGGAGCCTCCGGTGGGGAACCGCGAGGATCCCGCCTTCCAGCAGCGGCTGGAGACACAGCTCATCGCCCGGCAAGCCTGGCCCGAGCTGGCGCAGTTCTACTTGGCCCGCGCCGAGCAGGCGAAGGAGCCCTCGGTCCGGGCCGAGGCACTGACCCGGCTCGCGGAGGTGATGGAGACCGAGTTGGAGGATCCGGCGGGCGCCGCGCGCATGTACCAGGAGATCGTCACGCTGACGGGTGACCGCGTCGCGCTGAAGGAGCAAGTGCGGTTGCTGGCCAAGCGGGGAGATCCCGCGCTGGTCCAACGTGCGCTCAACGAGGCGGTGCAGGGTGCACGCTCCTCCCGGGCCCGGGCGAATGCCTACCTCACTCGCGCCGAGCGCGAACTCGAAACCGGGGATTGGCTCAAGGCGAAGTCGGACTTCGAGACGGCGGAGGCGCTCACGCCCGGACTGCTCCTGGTGCTCGCGGGGCTCGTGCGGTGTGTCCCCGATCAGGACAGGCCTTCCATCGCCGCCCGTCTGCGCGCCTCGCTGACCGTGGCCCCCCGCCGCTCTCCCGACCGGCTCGAGGCGTTGCGCGTGCTCGCCACCGTGGCCGAAGGGTCCCTCGGGGATCCCCGGCTGGCACAGTGGGCCTGGTCGGAGGTGCTGGCCGAGGAACCCGGAGACACCCATGCGCGGGAGCAGCTCACGGGCCTCGCCCGGCTGCTCGGAGACAAGAACTCCCTGGGCCAGCTCTTGCGAGAACAGTTGGCGCGGGAGCCCCGCGGTCCCGCGGCGCGGCTGGCCCGCCTGGAGCTGGTCTCCGT encodes the following:
- a CDS encoding RluA family pseudouridine synthase, with the translated sequence MKRRTFHAEGVLVGRPVVEAVATQLDVEAAQALQLVEAGAVYVGGRRCREAGLRLRAGQVVAVVLEEGGRSSLEALAAPPSLDILFEDEALIAVDKPVGITAQPTEGRTGGSLVDLVSERLGRPAGLVHRLDRETSGVTVFGKTSQATTALAAEFREGRAHKRYVAVTGPGLPASGTVDLPLSRDPSRPGRWRASRTANGIIALTDFRTLYAGADFCLVELLPQTGRTHQLRAHLTALGAPILGDSRYGGAATAGGFPAGRCLLHAQGLELAHPLTGDPLRMEAPLPADLRCFFTAAGIPPLEGPLPVLRPRTESPRPPPSPGQ
- a CDS encoding glycosyltransferase — translated: MPAPVVTVLLPARNAETTVTRAVESLLQGTFQAIRVLVVEDGSTDGTHGVLQRLVTQDRRVALLDGGGRGLVAALQLALSHADSPYVARMDADDEALPRRLEASVDALEADPSLAGVGTGIELFREDQPVSPSLQSYAAWLNSLTTPEALHRARFIESPLCHPSVCLRRDALLAMGGWEDGDFPEDYALWLKLLHAGYGLRSLPEVLLRWRDSAQRLTRTDARYEKRRFLWLKAHYLARGPLADGRPCTLWGAGPSGLTLSRFLQDEGIPVERYIEVHPRKVGTRIQGIPVVSAEALGPPGRGLLLVCVGVRWAREELRAELTARGWEEGVDFLCAA